A genomic stretch from Penicillium digitatum chromosome 4, complete sequence includes:
- a CDS encoding Protein kinase-like domain: MHLRCASLTDMDSSKIHIIREITHSDTSSIFEADLDGQKYALKVFHDNGDPGYSEKGRDLNRFRCELNAYKKLFASGVCARSFVPKFYGYINRMDPAAFHPTFQHFSQDKLKPRAILLEYLPNAESFNCINYSDPLYPQAIEGMKEIHRAGVHHKDIYPRNLLLVRGDPDRLVWIDFDVATTFTDFGPEQLARCDYEIALVKGFGEALRDDQAEGLPPNTKFY; encoded by the exons ATGCATCTAAGATGTGCTTCCTTAACGGACATGGATTCCTCCAAAATCCATATTATCAGGGAGATTACGCACTCTGATACGTCTTCAATATTCGAGGCAGATCTGGATGGACAAAAGTATGCTTTGAAGGTTTTCCACGACAACGGCGACCCTGGATATAGCGAAAAAGGTCGTGATTTAAACCGGTTCCGCTGCGAACTCAATGCATATAAGAAGCTTTTCGCCTCTGGTGTTTGTGCACGCAGTTTCGTTCCAAAATTCTACGGCTACATCAATCGAATGGACCCCGCAGCATTCCATCCTACTTTCCAACATTTCTCTCAAGACAAGCTCAAGCCGAGAGCAATATTGCTAGAGTACCTCCCAAATGCAGAGAGTTTCAACTGCATTAACTACTCGGATCCGCTCTATCCTCAGGCAATTGAGGGCATGAAGGAGATACATAGGGCGGGCGTTCACCACAAAGACATCTACCCGAGaaatcttctccttgttcGTGGAGACCCTGATAGGCTGGTCTGGATTGACTTTGATGTTGCAACGACCTTCACCGACTTTGGACCTGAACAGCTGGCCCGCTGTGACTACGAAATTGCGCTGGTGAAGGGGTTTGGAGAAGCACTG AGAGATGACCAGGCTGAGGGACTCCCTCCTAATACAAAATTTTATTAA